GCCGGCGCGGCCCTTCCAGCCCGCTGCTTCGAGTGCCAGGAATTCCTCGAGGGCGTCGGTGATCTCGGCGGGCTTCGCGTGGCGGGTTGTCGTGACTTCACCTTTCTCGCCAAGCCTGCGACGGTATTGTCGCAGCTTCTTGCGGGTCGAGGCGGACGGCGTGAAGGCGGCCGGATCTTCCCTCCGCGCCAGCGCGCGACGATAGGTGACGGAAACGGCGAGCGGAGTCTGGCGCCGATTGAGCACCGCTTTCAGGCCGGCCATCACCGAATATTCGTCGCCCATCAGGGAGAACGACAGGCGCGTTGGCACACCTGATGCGACGATCGCGTCGAGAATAGCCTCGATGACGGGCTCGATGCATTCGGCATCGATCAAGGGGGTCGAAAGGAAGGCGAAGTCGTGGAAGCGGCCCTCGAGGCTCGCTGTCCAGAGCCGTGTGGCGCGGCGTTGCCGTTTCAGGACAAGCGCGCCAGTGAGAGCCTCCGGCGCTCGATCGTCGCCGCGCCAGGCGAGAATGACGATAATGGCGTCGGGCCCATGTTCCGCCGCCGCTGCCGTGATGAAGGCGGGATGCAGGAAAGGATTGGGCTCGGCTGCGCGGAGCGCGAGGTTGACGAGCGCGAGGGCGCGCTCGCGCGCGGCCGGTCCGGCTGCCATCGCATTGCCGTCAAGAAGTTCCACCGTCAGCGACAGCGGTGCTTCCGCTTCTACCGGTTCCGGATTGTTGAGCATGTCCGTGGTGGGGACGACGGTTGTCATCGCTGGACCATCGGGCTCCGTCAAAGAGGCGGGCATGTCAGCACCTGCGAGGGGAGGGCGGCGCGTTGCCCTTGCAAGAATATTGGCGATCCATGGCCCACGACACGTTCGAGATCCTTGCATCTTGGGAAGCTATCCCGTAGCTCAATGCCATGCACGACAGCATCCTTATTATCGACTTCGGCAGCCAGGTCACCCAGCTCATCGCGCGCCGTGTGCGCGAGGTGGGCGTCTACTCCGAAATCGTCCCCTTTAGCAAAGCAGAAGAAGCTTTCGCTTCTCTGAAGCCGAAGGGCGTGATCTTCTCGGGTGGTCCCGCTTCGGTGACGGTTGATGGCAGCCCGCGCGCTCCCCAGGCCGTTTTTGATTCCGGCGTGCCGATTCTCGGCATCTGCTACGGCCAGCAGACACTCTGCCTACAGCTCGGCGGCGAGGTGGAGGGCGGCCACGCAGCGGAGTTCGGTCGCGCCGACGTCGAGATCAAGGCTGCGAGCCCCCTTTTCGAAGGGGTATGGGAGGTCGGCCGGCGCTATCCCGTCTGGATGAGCCATGGTGATCGTGTCACGCGCCTGCCTGAGGGCTTTACGGTCATCGCGACGTCCGAGAACGCGCCTTTCGCCATCGCGGCCGACGAGAGCCGCCATTACTACACCACGATGTTCCATCCCGAGGTGGTGCACACGCCGGATGGGGCAAAGCTCCTTGCCAATTTCGTTCACAACATCGTCGGGCTGAAATCGGATTGGACCATGTCCGCCTATCGGGCCGAGATGATCCGCAAGATCCGGGCGCAGGTTGGTGACGGCCGCGTGCTCTGCGCCTTGTCGGGCGGTGTCGACTCCTCCGTGGCGGCGGTCCTCATCCACGAGGCGATTGGCGACCAGCTCACCTGTGTTTTCGTGGATCACGGCCTGATGCGCCTCAACGAGGCAGCGGAAGTGGTCACGATGTTCCGCGACCACTACAATCTGCCGCTCGTGCATGTGGATGCCTCCGAGCGCTTCCTCGGCGAACTCGAGGGCGTTTCCGATCCGGAGACCAAGCGCAAGATCATCGGCCGCCTGTTCATCGAGGTCTTCGAGGACGAGGCGAAGAAGATCGCGGCGGATGGCAAGGGAGCCCCGAAATTCCTGGCCCAAGGCACGCTCTATCCCGACGTGATCGAGAGTGTGTCCTTCTCAGGTGGCCCCTCGGTCACCATCAAGTCCCACCACAACGTCGGCGGGCTGCCCGAGCGGATGAACATGGAGCTCGTCGAGCCCCTGCGCGAGTTGTTCAAGGATGAGGTGCGTGTCCTTGGCCGCGAACTCGGGTTGCCCGAGCGGTTCATCGGCCGCCATCCTTTTCCTGGCCCTGGCCTCGCCATTCGCTGCCCGGGCGGCGTGACGCGCGAGAAGCTCGACATCCTGCGGAAAGCC
This portion of the Chelatococcus sp. YT9 genome encodes:
- a CDS encoding GNAT family N-acetyltransferase: MTTVVPTTDMLNNPEPVEAEAPLSLTVELLDGNAMAAGPAARERALALVNLALRAAEPNPFLHPAFITAAAAEHGPDAIIVILAWRGDDRAPEALTGALVLKRQRRATRLWTASLEGRFHDFAFLSTPLIDAECIEPVIEAILDAIVASGVPTRLSFSLMGDEYSVMAGLKAVLNRRQTPLAVSVTYRRALARREDPAAFTPSASTRKKLRQYRRRLGEKGEVTTTRHAKPAEITDALEEFLALEAAGWKGRAGTAVLSDPGDTQFVRAVFPLMAETNDVIIEALRLDGKAAAIQILARSGRGYFTWKIAYDEALREYSPGVLLVEDYTLRLMNDAAVAFIDSCSHDDTGFMASLWKDRQPIADLSFDARPGEHAGTVLLSAVERNLLALRSRLKSLYYRYKNGRKAAKTTGSKTSGKTSGATSGAETSEAKVS
- the guaA gene encoding glutamine-hydrolyzing GMP synthase; this translates as MHDSILIIDFGSQVTQLIARRVREVGVYSEIVPFSKAEEAFASLKPKGVIFSGGPASVTVDGSPRAPQAVFDSGVPILGICYGQQTLCLQLGGEVEGGHAAEFGRADVEIKAASPLFEGVWEVGRRYPVWMSHGDRVTRLPEGFTVIATSENAPFAIAADESRHYYTTMFHPEVVHTPDGAKLLANFVHNIVGLKSDWTMSAYRAEMIRKIRAQVGDGRVLCALSGGVDSSVAAVLIHEAIGDQLTCVFVDHGLMRLNEAAEVVTMFRDHYNLPLVHVDASERFLGELEGVSDPETKRKIIGRLFIEVFEDEAKKIAADGKGAPKFLAQGTLYPDVIESVSFSGGPSVTIKSHHNVGGLPERMNMELVEPLRELFKDEVRVLGRELGLPERFIGRHPFPGPGLAIRCPGGVTREKLDILRKADAIYLDEIRKAGLYDTIWQAFAVLLPVQTVGVMGDYRTYEFVCALRAVTSVDGMTADFYPFDMPFLGRVATRIINEVRGINRVTYDVTSKPPGTIEWE